AGCGCCGCCAAGCGACTGGCCGTAAACAATTATTTTTTCAGGGGAATTGCCACATTGGATCAGATAATCCCAGGCGGCCTCAGCATCAAGATATGTACCTTCCTCAGACGGTTTACCGGTACTTTTGCCGTAACCCCTGTAATCAAAAAACAGAGCGCTAAAATTCATCTCATGGAAAATCCTTATACGTTCTATTACATGCGATACATTTCCGGCATTTCCATGACAAAAAAGAATAATACCTTTCTCAGGGTTTGCAGGGATATACCAGCCGGATATATTTATGTTATCTTTAGTTTGAAAATTGACCTCCCTGTAATAGAGATTTATACTTTGCGGTGTTTGCAAAATCTCTTTTTCAGGAAAGTAGATCATGCTGTCCTGTTTGAAGTATATTGCCCCCATAATTATAGAATAGGCAACTAACAGTATCATTCCGGCATAAGCCGCGATCTTTTTCATTCTGATATATTAAAGCCCAATGTCTTTTCTTTCAAGACTGTTCTGCAAAAGATTCCACTAAATTTTATTTTGTATTATTGAATGTATTATATTGTTAAGTTGGGGATTTTTTTAATAAATTTAAATCTATAGGCTTGCACTTCAAGTGTCTCCATACTCCCTTGCCCACATTCAGTCCGTCGTCCTTCTTGATCCATTTGCGGCAGACATAGCATATATCTTTTTTAAATTCCTCAAATAAGGGTTCCTGAATGTATGAAACTTTTGTCTTTTTTCGCATGGCAGATATTTCTTATGCAATGATAAACCTGGAAGAATAGAAATGCAAGACTAAAGTAATCGGGGTTTCCTGACTTTTTTATTGTTATATATTGTGCGGTTTTTGAACAATATGTTTTTTTAGGTTTTCTTTTTGTTCGGGCAGCGGCATTTCGAAAATTTTGATCTGCGGCGGTCTGCTTCGTCTTGCGATCCTCCGACGTACATTGCGTACGTCTACGGCCTGCAAATCTCACAGCCCATCCACATCTGCAAAATTTTTGCTCGATAAATCTCTTGCAATGAAACCTTACTGAAATGCCGCTGCCCACTGAACCCGGATTCGCATAAGCCTTCACGCTGATGCGAATCCGGGATAAAAAACATGGATCAATATCTCCAGTTCCCTATTCTCCCCCCTGTTATATTTGTCAGTTCAGGCTTGTCATTATTCAATCAATTGATTCCTCGAAGCTCTGCTGCGGGGAGGTTCATTTTATGTACCGTTTTCTCATGAAACGACTATACCGGTGTACATGCTTGCCGGTAGTGGCTTGATGCTGCAGGAGGGGGCGACGTGAGCCCCCAGTATAATAGAAAAATGTTGCAAAAAACCTGGAGTTACAGGAAAATAAATAAAATACCCTTTCGCAAGCGTTGCGTGGCATTTACCGGAAGGGATACAAGCGGGTTATAAATGGGCAATCTTAAAAAAGTGCTTAATCCTAAAACCATTGCATTCATCGGTTCAGAAGACCGGGAGGGCACCATCGAAAGATCAATATTTGATAACCTTCTCTCCTCAGGAGAGAGGCAGGTATTTGCTGTCAGTCCGGACAGAAGAAAGATGCTTCACATTGATTGTTACCCCTCTGTCTCATTTATTGATGAACATATAGACCTTGCTGTCATAGCAGTACATGATGAACTGATTACTGATATAGCTGAAGAGTGCGGGAAAAAGGGTGTAGAGGGTGCAATTATTATATCGGCAGGCCCTAAGTATGAGAGAAAAAAGTTTGAAAATGAGATATGGAATATAAAAAAGAATTACGGCATAAGGATAATTGGCCCCGACAGTAACGGTATTATTCTGCCTAATAATAACTTGAATACCACATTCCTTAAGGCACACCCAGTAGCTGGAAATATAGCCTTTATCTCCCAGAGCAGCACTATAGGAAATACTATGCTTCACTGGGGGATGGATAACCATATTGGTTTCAGTATGTTTGCATCTCTCGGTTCCATGGTTGACGTGGATTTTGCTGATCTCATAGATTTTCTTCAGGAAGATTATTACACAAAAAGCATCATGCTCTATGTTGAGCACATAAAAGATGCAAAAAAGTTCTTAAGTGCCTCGCGCTGTTTTGCACGAAATAAACCTATTGTTGTTTTTAAACCAGGCAGATATCCCCAGAGCACAGAAACGCTCTTTTCCCGTACGGGCGTGGAGACAGGAAGCGATGCAGTCTATGATGCTGCTTTCAGGCGGGTTGGTATAGTAAGGACAAAGGAAACAATGGATTTTTTTGACACAGCCAAGGTCCTTGTTTCAAGATCTCTGCCCAGGGGGCCAAGGCTTGGTGTTATTACTAACTCAGGCAGCATCAGCATTATTGCCTGTGACACCCTTGCAGAACAGAAAGGTCAACTTGCCAGGCTTTCAGAAAAAAGCATGAAAAAGCTTTGCCGTATAATGCCTTCCTACTGGAAAGCAAATAACCCCTTTGATCTTTTCGGAGATGCTGATATTGAAAGATATATCGAGATAACAGACGTTTGCCTGAGAGACGATGGTGTCGACGGTGTTCTCATTGTATATGCGCCTGCTCCTTATCATGACCCGGGAGAACTGGCAAGGCGGATAGTCGAACTCTCTTTGAAAACAACAAAACCAATCGTTGCTGTCTGGATGGGTGGTCAATATTCACTCCAGGGTTTAGATATTTTAGAAAAAGCCAATATACCCGTCTATACAACTCCGGAAGTTGCTGTGAGAGCATGTATGTATATGTTTAAGTACCGGCGGAATATTGAGATTCTAAATGAAACCCCGGAAGAAGCCCCTGAGAACAAAATGGGACTGACAAATCACCTGAAGGCTGTTATTCGCAATGCTGTTAAAGGAAACAAAGAAATCCTTGACGAAGATGACGCTGCAAATTTTCTTAAAAATTATGAAATTCCCTTTTTAAAAAAATCTGATCCTCATGGAAAATCTGTAACAACTGAATCTATAGTTGATGAGTGGTCTTTAAGATCAAAGAAGGACGTTGATTTTGGAACTGTCATACTTTTTGTATCTATGGCTGGAGGATATAGAAATCGTACGGGTTTTGCTGTAGGCCTGCCCCCGTTAAATCAGGTTCTTGCAAAATATATGATGGATGAAGCTGAATTTCGGGCAACCAATAAATCCGTTATGAGGCATATGGAGGAAATCCTTATGAATTTTTCCAGCCTCATTGTTGATTTCCCGGAGATAGCAGAGATAGAAATAGAAGTTGCAGTAACGGCAGACGACAGGGTATATGCAAGAAACACAACAATTTGTATAGATAAAAACTATCAAAAGGGCGTTGCTCATTACCCTCATCTTGTAATTATGCCCTACCCGACAAAGTACATCATGCCCTGGAGATTAAGGGATGGAAGAGATGTTATATTGAGGCCGCTCAAGGCGGAAGATGAACCTCTGATAAAAGAAATGATGTCCACATTATCCGAAGAAACGCTTCGGTTACGATTTTTTGTGGCTTTGAAAATCAATCACAGGATGCTCATGAATTTCTGTAACATAGATTATGACAGAGAAATTGCTATTATTGCTGAATTAAATGAAGGCGACAAAAAGAGGATTATAGGCGGTGGGCGCCTTATTGTCGAGCCTGATTCAGGGAGCGGTCAGTTTGCTATGTCAGTGCATGATGACTTCCGAAGGCAGGGTTTGGGAGAGAAATTCCTTGATATTACAATTGGGATAGCGCAGGATAATGGATTGCGGGAGATTTACGGAATGGTGCTTTCCGAGAATGATAAAATGCTGAGATTGAGCAGGAGAATGGGATTTAAGTTGATGAGGCTGCCCGATGGCGTCACCAGGGTCAGTTTGAAGCTCGATTAAAATACCTGGAAGTACCGGACCCCAGGATCTCAATCATTTTTATGTAACAAATTCTATTTATTTCGTAAAAAAATTGATAATATTTTGGAACACGACATAATTTAAAGAATTGACGCGATGCATAAAAATACAAAAACACCTCGCCTGAATAGGATTGAATCACCGATTTTACGACTAGCCAAACCTTATCTGCAGACGAGAAACAACGAACTTCATACCAGGAATGCAATAGAATTTGCTTTCAGGTTGCTTGCAATCCACCAAGCTGAGAGAGCTGTAGTAATTCCGGCTATAATTTTGCACGATGTGGGATGGTGCAGGGTCTCTGAAGAAATTATTGGAAAGGTGTGCCGGGCTAATCCTGACAAGGATCTCCTAAGGATTCATGAAGAAGAAAGCTTGAAAATTGCAAGGGAAATCCTTGGAATAGTCAGTTATGATCCCTTAAGAACAAATGAGATACTTGAAATAATTGATGGTCACGACACGCGGAGTAAGGCCTTCTCGATCAACGATAAAATTGTGCAGGATTCGGACAAGTTGACTCGCTTTGCAGGAAGCTTCTGGTTTCTGGCTCGACGGTTTCCGATAACACCTGAGGCATTTGTGATATCGCTTGAACGTCTTATAGACCGATGGTTCTTCCTCCCGGATTCTAAAGAAATGGCCAGAATTGAGCTTTCACGGCGTCTTACAGAAATGGATAGTTAGTTCCCGTTCGGAAAGGGTACTTTTCCGCCCCGGCGGCGTCGATCCGTGGTCTTCCTTGTGCGGCGTACATGTTGTTCGTCTCCGCGCAATCCCTTCATCTTCTTGCCGGAACGAAAAATTCCTCCTTTCCGATTCGGGAACCAATAGTTTCTCATCCGTAGTTAGCGAATGGAAACTAGTTAGGACACCAGGAAAGATCATTTCAAGCCCATTTACCATCAAAATATTTAAAATTAATGATTTTTGCTATATAATAAATAATATGAATGTACTTATTATAGAGGATGAAGAAAAGTTAGCAAGCTTCATAAGCAAAGGCCTGGAGGAAGAGGGGTATACAGTAGAAACTGCTTACGACGGCAAGACAGGGCTTGAATTTTTAGGCGAGCACAGTTACGATATTATCCTTCTCGATCTCATGATACCGGAAATAGATGGGTTTGAAGTTCTCAGAAATATGCGGACATGGGGCATTGATACTCCTGTATTGATAATTACAGCAAAAACCTCAAAAGAAGATGTTATAAAAGGACTCGATACAGGAAGCGATGATTATCTCACAAAGCCTTTTTCCTTTGATGAACTTCTTGCAAGAATACGGGCATTATTGAGAAGAAGCAAAAAGGCAGATGCCCATATTCTTGAATATAAAGAACTGGTTCTAAACCCATATAATAGAAAAATGAACATAGCATCTAAAGAAGCAGAATTGACTGAAAAAGAGTACATGATATTGGAATTTATGATGAAGAACAAAGAAAAACCATTGACCAGAAAAGAAATTGCAGAATACGCATGGCAAAATGCAAACGATTCAACTAATATAGTAGATGTTTATGTCAATTTTCTCAGAAAGAAGATGGAATCTTTATCATCTAAGAAATATATACACACTGTAAGGGGCACCGGTTATATCCTGAAAGAAGAAAATGAAAAAAATTAATTTACCTATAAGATGGAGACTCACATTATGGTATGGGTTGATACTTACCTTAATCCTTTCAGTTTTTTCTAGCGGAGTATATACCTACTTCAGGAACAGTCTTCAAAAAAGCATAGACGAAAAGATTAAATCTATCGGCGAGATATTGTCATCCTCAATGTCGGAAAGTCATAACACAAGCGTATTCGGAAACTTTGAAAGATACCTTGAAAATGTCCTTGGCAAGCGGCCGAAGGGTAAATTCATTCAGATAATGGATACCTCAGGAAAAATCGGTGCAAAAATGAACGATATTGAAACCGAAGTCCTGCCGTCAAGTTTTAAAACGCTTGAAAGAGTGCTCAACGGAGAAGTTGTCTACGAAACAATGGAACGGGTAAAACCGAGACTGAGGATGGTTACAATCCCCATTATAGAGAATAAAGAAAGCAAGAAGGTAACTAGCATTGTCCAGGTAGGTACATCATTAGAGGACTTTGATGAAACCATGAAAAAGCTCCTTATTATCATGTTAATCAGCATCCCCACCTCTATAGGCGTCAGCATAGTGAGCGGCTATTTTCTGGCAAAGAAAGCATTGCGTCCTGTTGATCAGATAAGGAAGGCTGCTGTAAAGATTACGTTGAGCAACCTCGGCGAGAAAATTGATATCGGAAGCAGAAGGGATGAACTTAGCAGGCTTGCAAGGACCTTTAATGAAATGATCAGCAGATTACGGGACTCATTCCTGAGGATAAATCAATTCAGTATCGATGTTTCGCATGAGTTAAAAACCCCTCTAACAATATTAAAGGGACAGACAGAGGTTGCATTAAGAAAAGATAGAGAAAATGAAGATTATAAAAGCATACTTAAGAGTAACCTCGAAGAGATTAACAGAATGGCAGAAATTATTGATGACCTGCTACTACTCTCCAAGGCTGAAACAAAAGAGGTAAAACTGAGCTTTGAAGATGTTTCACTGAGAGATCTGATTGCTGATGTTTGTATGAATGTTAAGATATTTGCAGACAACAAAGGGATAGGATTGATGATTAAAGAACTGGAAGATGTTAAAATAAAGGGCGATGAACTGAAACTCAGGAGGATGTTCCTGAATATTGTAGAAAATGGCATTAAATATACCCAGCCGGGGGGTAAGGTAGATATATCTTCTTCTATCAATAATGGCTATGTACAGATTGACATAAAAGACAACGGCGTCGGTATAGCAGAAGATGATATTAAGTTTATCTTTGACAGGTTCTACAGAGGGGACAAATCGAGAAAACGCGAGAGCGGCAGCGGTCTTGGTCTATCGATAAGTAAATGGATTGCCGAAATGCATAAAGGTACAATAGAAGTAAAGAGCGGGCTGTCAGAAGGCAGCTTGTTCTCGATAAAATTGCCTGTATAATTGGAGGAGTTTCTATGAGAAACAGAAGATGGTATTTGGTCATTATCTTACTGGTTATTATTTTGTCAGGATTTATGTATGTGAGGAGCAAGGTATTTACCAGGGAATCCTGGTTTAATGCAACAAATATGGATGTAAAGAAGGTTGTTTATGATAAAGGCTTGCCGAGTTTAAGCGAGCTTGTAAAAGATGTAAAACCTTCTGTAGTGAATATCAGCACGACGACTGTCATTAAAGGCCCTGACATGCAAGAGCGGTTTTTCGGCCAGCAAAACCCTCAGCAAAATCCTTTCAAGGATTTTTTTGGTAACGATTTTTTTGAGAATTTTTTTGGTAATACACCAAGAAAGGAGTTCAAGCACAAAAGTCTCGGCTCAGGTTTTATAATCGACAAAGAAGGGTATATCCTGACCAACAACCACGTTGTGGAGAGAGCGGTGAGTATAAAAGTAAAACTCTCTGATGAGAAGGAATATGATGCCAAAGTGATAGGTAAAGATGCCAAGACCGATATTGCTTTAATCAAAATAGATGCGAAGCACAATCTTCCTGTTGCAGTATTCGGAGATTCCGGAAAGCTGGAAGTTGGTGATTGGGTAATTGCTATCGGCAACCCCTTTGGCCTTGAACAAACCGTTACGGCAGGCATTGTCAGCGCAAAGGGCAGGGTTATAGGCGCCGGACCCTATGATGATTTTATTCAGACTGATGCATCAATCAATCCGGGTAACAGCGGAGGGCCTTTATTTAATTTGAAAGGCGAGGTTGTTGGAATAAACACTGCTATTGTTTCGGGGGGACAGGGAATAGGTTTTGCTATCCCGATAAATGCTGCCAAAGAAATGCTTGCTCAATTAAAGTCAAAGGGTAAGGTTACAAGAGGATGGCTTGGCGTAGTAATACAGAAGATAACTCCAGAGATTGTGAAGAGCTTTGGCTTGAAAGAGTCTGAAGGAGCTCTTGTATCGGATGTGATGGAACAGAGTCCTGCAGAAAAGGCAGGGATTAAAAGAGGAGATATTATCGTATCTTTTAACGGGAAGAAGATAAAGGATATGGACATGCTCCCGAGACTGGTGGGAGGAGCAGAAATAGGCAAACAGGTCAAGGTCGGTATTGTCAGGGATGGGAAACCCCTTGAAGTAAATGTTACGATAGATGAATTAAAAGAAGAAAGTGCCCAGGCATCTAAGAAACCTGAAATAGAAAAGGATTTTGGACTTGTTGTGCAGAATATTACACCTGATATTGCAAAGCATCTGAACATAAAAGATAAAAAAGGGGTAATCGTAACGGATGTGCAACCGGGAAGCCCTGCCCAAAATGTAGACATACGTTCCGGAGATGTCATAAAGGAGATTAACAGAAAACCTATAAGGAATATTACTGATTTTAAGGATGCTATGAAGAGGGGAAATGTTAAGGAAGGCATAGTTTTACTGGTGAGGAGAGAAAACGCAACATTCTACATAGTATTAAGAGAGGAATAAATGTAATTCACGGCTTATACGGATCGGAAAAGCTATGAAGAGGTTTAGCTTTTGCGATCCGTTGTCTCTAAATCTGTGTTTTTACAATTGTGATCTGTGAATAATTTTCTTTTCATTATATTTTAGTTGAGGTAAGATAAAAATTATGGCAGTTTACGAATGGCAGGGTAAAACACTAAAAGGTGAGAAAAAATCAGGAGTTACAAGAGCTGATTCCGAGGCTTACCTTAGGGCCGTTTTGAGAAAAGACGGCATTATTCTCACTAAATCAACTGAAAAAAAAGAAATTGTAAAAAAGGAAAAGTATAATCCGAAGAAAAAAATTGACCAGTTAAGTGTTGTAATTTTTACGAGACAGCTCTCAACAATGATTTCATCAGGTCTTCCTCTTGTCCAATCCCTTGATATACTCTCCAACCAGATTGAGAATAAGAACCTGCGGGGCATTGTCAGGGAGATAAAAGAAAAGATAGAGGGTGGATCAAGGTTTGCCGATAGCCTTAGGGATTACCCGCAATGTTTTGATCCATTGTATATAAATCTTGTTGTTGCAGGTGAAGAGGGCGGCCTGCTCGATACGGTACTGTCAAGGCTTTCTGTCTACATGGAAAAATCCATGAAATTGAAAAAGAAAGTAAAATCTGCAATGATATATCCTATCAGCATTATTATTGTTGCAATTGTTGTGGTAATGGTGCTTCTAATTTTCGTGATACCAGTTTTTGAGAAGATGTTTAAAGATATGGGAGCTGGCCTTCCGGCGCCTACACAGTTTGTGGTTAATCTGAGCAGATTGTTAAAATCAAGCATACATTTTATAATCGGTGCTCTTGTATTATTTGTTTTTCTTTTTAAGAGATACTATAGAACCGAAAACGGAAAACGCAAGGTGGACAACCTTGTCCTGAAGCTCCCCATCTTTGGTATTCTTACAATCAAGGCATCAGTTGCAAGAATAACAAGGACGCTTGCCACGCTGTTATCGAGTGGTGTTGCCATTCTTGAAAGTCTTGCAATCGTGGCAAAAGTTGCAGGCAATAAGGTCATTGAAGAGGCATTGATTGTTGCAAGGGCGCGTATTAGTGAAGGCAGAAGCATGTCAGAGCCTCTTGAGGAAAGTGGTGTTTTTCCTCCAATGGTGGTCCAGATGATCCAGGTTGGCGAATCCACGGGCGCACTGGACACCATGTTGAATAAAATTGCAGATTTTTACGAAGAAGATGTTGATAATCTTGTAACGAACCTGACGGCAATGATGGAGCCGATGATTATGATGTTTCTCGGTGTTATATTGGGCGGCTTGGTTATTGCCATGTACCTGCCCATATTCAAACTCGGAGAGACGGTAGGATAAGCTCAGTTTCTCCATTTAACTTCATTTTTGTATCATAATTATGAAAATATTTTTGCCTTATATGAACTTCCGGAACTTTTATGAGAACCTTTGGGTGTTTTTAAATCCCTCTTATTATTTTTACTATTTCTTCAATGGTCGTTGTACCGTTGAATAATTTTTTCAACGCATTTTCGCGAAGTGTAACCATACCGTTTTTTAATGCTGCCTTGCGGACTTCATTTGAAGACGCCTTGTTTTTTGTTAATTCACATATCTCATCATCTATTTTCATAATTTCAAAAACAGCCGTTCTACCTAAATAGCCCGTTCCTCTGCATTCCAGACAACCTTCGCCTCTATGTAAAACAATATTCTTTTTTTTGCCCGTATCAATTCCCAATTCTTTTTTCAGATGTTCTTCTTTTACTTCAAAAGATGTCTTGCAATGCGGACATATTTTGCGAACAAGACGTTGAGCTACTACCCCTATTAAAGTAGAAGCGATTAAAAAAGGTTGTCCGCCCATATCAATGAGGCGCGTAATTGCCGTAGGGGCGTCATTTGTGTGAAGTGTGCTGAGAACAAGGTGTCCGGTAAGCGCTGCCTGTATTGCGTTTTGAACTGTTTCTGTGTCGCGGATTTCACCTACCATAATGATATCCGGGTCCTGTCGTAACATGGTCCGTAATATTTTACCGAAAGTCAAATCAATCTGGGGATTGACAGCAACCTGATTAAACATGTCATGGACAAGTTCAATCGGATCTTCGATAGTACATATATTCAATTCCGTGCTGCTCAGCTTATTCAAAGCAGAATACAGTGTTGTTGTTTTACCACTGCCGGTGGGACCTGTCACAAGGATTATCCCATATGGATGACGGATAAATTCATTGAATAATGAGGAATCGTTATTTGAAAAGCCCAATTCGTCAATGTCCTGGAGGAGAATGTCAGGATCAAATATTCTAAGCACTACTTTTTCGCCAAAGGCAGTAGAGACGGTTGAAACGCGAAGCTCTATTTCCTGTTCCTTATGAACAATCTTTATCCTTCCGTCCTGAGGCCGCCGTTTTTCAGCAATATTCATTCCTGCCATTGTTTTAATACGGGAAACAATGGCGTTGTAAACCACCTTTTTAAGTATATATACATTGTGAAGAATCCCGTCTATCCTGAAACGGACAATACTGATATCCCTTTTAGGCTCAAGGTGTATGTCGCTTGCTCTTTGATCAAATGCATAATAGAAAAGGTTATTTACCGATTCGACTATTGGCCGCGAAGCATGATCCTGAGCTCCTGAAATTTGGAGACCCTTATGCAAACGCTCTAAATTGCCTAAATCTACAGTGCTGATTTTTCCATGAAGAATCATTTCCTGCTCTGCGGCAGACAATGAATCCATCAGACCGTAAGTCATATTGAAAACACTGTCTATGTTCTTTTTTGTGCAAAGCACTATCTCTATCTTCAACCCTGTCATTTTTGCGATATCATCAAAGGGATAATGCAAGAATGGGTTGGAAATGGCAAGAGTCAGAGTTTCGTTCTGTTTTTTTATTGGGATTAACCCGTATGCTTTGGCAAATTTTCCGGGTATCATTTCTGTGATTGCGCGAGAATCAAGCTCCAAAGGATCAATTTTTATAAATTCAATCCTCATATATGCTGCCAATGTTTTTAAAAAAACCTCTTCCTGTATAATATGCATATCCAGTATTATATCTTCAATCTCCTTCTTAGAAGAGATTCTGGTTTGTTCAATTTCAATGATTTGTTTTTCAGAGATCAGGTTGTTTTTGGTTAAAATTGCGTATAAATCTTTTCTATCTATATTTTTTAGCATAGCATGAACACCTCCATAACTGAGGGATAGGTTCTTTAACGTGTTGAGACCTGAGTTCTAATACAGCTAAACGTTTCATATATCCGGGAGGGCTGCTAATGATCCATCAGTTGTTTTCTTCCATTCCAAAATTGCCGACAGTGCCCTTTCGATTACTCTTTCTTTATACTTTTTGTTGTAGTCCTTAAGAATCCCGAAATTGACATTCATGGGTTGAAAGTTTTTTGTTGGTGTGGTGATATAGCTTGCCAGTGCACCGACACAGGTCTCTTCTGGTGGAAGAAGGAATTCCCTGCCCTCAAGAGAGGCCAATGCCGAGATGCCGGCAACAATACCCATGGCTGCTGATTCCACATATCCTTCCACACCTGTTATTTGTCCTGCGAAGAAGACCTGTTCGCCATTTCTAAGACTGAGATTTTTGTTAAGGACAACCGGGGAGTTGATGTATGTGTTTCTGTGGATGCTCCCATGCCTTAAGAATATGGCATGTTTCAGTGCAGGAATGAGCGCGAAAACCCTTTCCTGCTCCGGATATGTGAGTTTGGTCTGAAAACCTACCATATTGTACATAGCGCCGGATGCGTTTTCTTTTCTCAATTGTATAACTGCAAAAGGTCTTTTATTTGTCCGTTTGTCGATGATGCCGACAGGTTTTGCGGGACCATAAAGGAGAGTCTGTTTACCTCTGCCGGCCATAACCTCAACAGGCAGACATCCTTCAAAATATGGGGTTTTTTCAAATTCCCGCAGATCTACCTTCTCTGCCTTAAGGAGTTCCTCGTAAAATACACTGTATTCTTCCTCGGTAAGGGGGCAGTTGAGATAGTCTCCGGTGTCCTCCATGTAGCGGGAACCGAAGAAGGCCTTTTCCATGTCTATTGATTCTTTGTCGATAATCGGAGATATGGCATCAAAAAAGGACAGGTTTTCTGCACCTGTAGCTTCACGGATTTTTTCTGCCAGAGCATCGCTGGTAAGAGGTCCTGTGGCAATAATTGTA
This DNA window, taken from Pseudomonadota bacterium, encodes the following:
- a CDS encoding GspE/PulE family protein, translating into MLKNIDRKDLYAILTKNNLISEKQIIEIEQTRISSKKEIEDIILDMHIIQEEVFLKTLAAYMRIEFIKIDPLELDSRAITEMIPGKFAKAYGLIPIKKQNETLTLAISNPFLHYPFDDIAKMTGLKIEIVLCTKKNIDSVFNMTYGLMDSLSAAEQEMILHGKISTVDLGNLERLHKGLQISGAQDHASRPIVESVNNLFYYAFDQRASDIHLEPKRDISIVRFRIDGILHNVYILKKVVYNAIVSRIKTMAGMNIAEKRRPQDGRIKIVHKEQEIELRVSTVSTAFGEKVVLRIFDPDILLQDIDELGFSNNDSSLFNEFIRHPYGIILVTGPTGSGKTTTLYSALNKLSSTELNICTIEDPIELVHDMFNQVAVNPQIDLTFGKILRTMLRQDPDIIMVGEIRDTETVQNAIQAALTGHLVLSTLHTNDAPTAITRLIDMGGQPFLIASTLIGVVAQRLVRKICPHCKTSFEVKEEHLKKELGIDTGKKKNIVLHRGEGCLECRGTGYLGRTAVFEIMKIDDEICELTKNKASSNEVRKAALKNGMVTLRENALKKLFNGTTTIEEIVKIIRGI
- the trmFO gene encoding methylenetetrahydrofolate--tRNA-(uracil(54)-C(5))-methyltransferase (FADH(2)-oxidizing) TrmFO, producing the protein MRMEVKVVGGGLAGAEAAYQIARRGRKVTLFEMRPHVFTPAHKTIYLSELVCSNSLKSKELTNAHGLLKEELRRLDSIVIQAADKTSIPGGKALVVDRGRFSKIITDSLENNPLIDVVRKEVRDIPHGSTIIATGPLTSDALAEKIREATGAENLSFFDAISPIIDKESIDMEKAFFGSRYMEDTGDYLNCPLTEEEYSVFYEELLKAEKVDLREFEKTPYFEGCLPVEVMAGRGKQTLLYGPAKPVGIIDKRTNKRPFAVIQLRKENASGAMYNMVGFQTKLTYPEQERVFALIPALKHAIFLRHGSIHRNTYINSPVVLNKNLSLRNGEQVFFAGQITGVEGYVESAAMGIVAGISALASLEGREFLLPPEETCVGALASYITTPTKNFQPMNVNFGILKDYNKKYKERVIERALSAILEWKKTTDGSLAALPDI